From the genome of Halodesulfovibrio sp. MK-HDV, one region includes:
- a CDS encoding MerR family transcriptional regulator, with translation MLTVSQLAKKFGISRTTILYYERAGLLLPTKRSSNNYRWYGEKEISKLETIIAYRSFGLPVAQLSELLDREDEATQEQILCNQFKALETEIQQLRLQQKAIMTLLKHPDLLENQMVTKKRWSSIMKAAGLSDQDMHNWHQQFEKMEPEAHQQFLESLNISPDEIKKIRSSTKKKS, from the coding sequence ATGCTCACAGTTTCCCAACTGGCTAAAAAATTTGGTATATCACGAACCACTATTCTCTATTATGAACGAGCGGGTTTACTTCTGCCGACAAAACGCTCTTCAAATAATTATCGCTGGTATGGTGAAAAAGAAATTTCAAAACTGGAAACGATCATAGCGTACCGGTCATTTGGATTACCTGTCGCGCAATTATCTGAACTCTTAGATCGAGAAGATGAAGCAACACAGGAGCAAATCCTATGCAACCAATTCAAGGCTCTTGAAACAGAGATACAGCAACTCAGATTGCAGCAAAAAGCCATCATGACCCTTCTTAAGCATCCTGACTTGTTAGAAAACCAGATGGTTACCAAAAAACGTTGGAGCAGCATTATGAAGGCTGCAGGCTTGAGCGATCAAGACATGCACAACTGGCATCAGCAGTTTGAAAAAATGGAACCTGAGGCACATCAGCAATTTTTAGAATCCCTCAATATTTCACCAGATGAAATAAAGAAGATACGCAGTTCCACCAAAAAAAAATCGTAA
- the cutC gene encoding choline trimethylamine-lyase, with the protein MTCTTSRENNNLTDNSSSASQLPIRIQRLKDAYLKVKPSITIGRALAYTEVTKEHPNLPINVRRAKGFKRACETAPLRIQNGELIVGHPCGKPRAGSFSPDTAWKWLRDELDTIGTRAQDPYEISEEDKKIMREELFPFWEGRSLDEACEDAFREKGLWEFSAEACVSDLTYHHTSGGGDTSPGYDIILFTKGINGVRAEAEMHLAQLPKEADATEDDTKKIHHYQAALEICDGILSYANRLSAYALQLAQEEQDPTRKAELEKIAEVNATVPANPPKNFHEALQAIWTIQSLFLLEENQCSTSLGRFDQYVYPCFAADIDSGRVTEADAFELMSCFILKCSEMIWYTPGATAQYFAGYMPFINLCVGGTKRQGGDGTNALTYLVMDAVSKVGVYQPSLACRIHNQSPQKYLQKIVEVIKAGSGMPACHFDDAHIKMMLRKGFDYEDARDYSLMGCVEPQKSGRIHQWTAGGFTQWPVAIEFVFNHGVLESYGSKVGLDTDDISQFKTYEDFDAAVKKQIAHILDLTAQGTVINQELVRDTMPTPYMSLFVDGCMQNGKDVTAGGAVMYGGPGTIFAGLGTYVDSMAAIKKLVFDEKKYTLTELKQALNANWKGYEQVQVDCLNAPKYGNDDDYADMIATDLIDFTEKTSNQHKTLYAHLIHGTLSQSFNTPLGEMIAATPNGRISNAPLSDGMSPSQGADKNGPTSIINSVGKLNVESMSLGMSHNFKLLKGTLESPEEKAGLVALLQTASMLGNAQMQFNYLDNEALIQAQKTPEEYRDLIVRVAGYSAFFVELCKEVQDEIISRTMLGYNN; encoded by the coding sequence ATGACCTGCACAACATCTCGCGAGAACAACAACCTTACGGACAACTCCAGCAGCGCATCGCAGCTACCTATACGCATTCAGCGTCTTAAAGATGCTTACCTGAAGGTGAAGCCAAGTATCACCATAGGACGCGCTCTGGCGTACACTGAGGTCACAAAAGAACATCCTAACCTGCCAATCAATGTGCGTCGTGCCAAAGGTTTTAAAAGAGCCTGCGAAACTGCACCGTTGAGAATTCAAAACGGTGAGCTGATTGTAGGACACCCTTGTGGTAAACCTCGTGCCGGTTCATTCTCCCCTGATACAGCATGGAAATGGCTTCGGGACGAGCTGGACACCATAGGAACCCGTGCTCAAGATCCGTACGAGATTAGTGAAGAAGATAAAAAGATAATGCGCGAGGAGCTATTTCCTTTTTGGGAAGGCCGGTCTCTTGATGAAGCATGTGAGGATGCTTTTCGAGAAAAGGGATTATGGGAATTCTCTGCCGAAGCCTGTGTAAGCGACTTGACCTACCATCATACTAGTGGAGGTGGAGACACAAGCCCTGGGTATGACATCATTTTGTTTACCAAGGGAATTAACGGCGTAAGAGCTGAAGCGGAAATGCATCTAGCCCAATTACCAAAAGAGGCTGATGCAACCGAAGACGACACAAAGAAAATACATCACTACCAAGCAGCGCTCGAAATCTGTGATGGAATCCTTAGTTATGCAAATCGTCTTTCTGCTTATGCACTGCAATTAGCACAGGAAGAACAAGACCCTACCCGCAAGGCAGAACTTGAAAAAATAGCCGAAGTTAATGCCACTGTTCCCGCCAATCCACCCAAAAATTTTCATGAAGCTCTGCAAGCCATCTGGACTATCCAGTCACTCTTCTTGCTGGAAGAAAACCAGTGTAGCACTTCTCTTGGTCGCTTTGACCAATACGTCTATCCATGTTTTGCAGCCGATATAGATTCTGGTCGAGTAACAGAGGCAGATGCCTTCGAATTAATGAGTTGCTTCATCCTCAAATGCTCTGAAATGATCTGGTATACTCCAGGAGCAACAGCTCAATATTTCGCAGGCTATATGCCATTCATCAACCTTTGTGTTGGCGGAACTAAACGACAAGGCGGCGACGGAACCAACGCCCTGACATACCTTGTCATGGATGCTGTTAGCAAAGTAGGAGTGTACCAGCCTTCTCTTGCCTGCCGAATCCACAATCAGTCTCCGCAAAAATATCTGCAAAAAATTGTTGAAGTTATTAAAGCTGGTAGTGGAATGCCTGCCTGTCATTTCGACGATGCGCACATAAAGATGATGCTCCGAAAAGGGTTCGATTATGAAGATGCCCGCGACTACTCCCTCATGGGTTGTGTTGAGCCACAAAAATCCGGACGGATCCACCAATGGACAGCAGGCGGTTTTACGCAGTGGCCTGTCGCTATTGAATTTGTTTTCAATCACGGTGTGCTGGAATCTTACGGTAGCAAGGTAGGGCTGGATACCGACGACATTTCGCAGTTTAAGACCTATGAAGATTTTGATGCCGCAGTCAAAAAGCAGATCGCTCATATTTTAGACCTAACAGCGCAAGGCACGGTTATTAACCAAGAGCTTGTCCGCGACACAATGCCTACGCCGTACATGTCATTATTTGTTGATGGCTGCATGCAAAACGGCAAAGACGTTACTGCCGGTGGCGCTGTTATGTACGGTGGCCCGGGTACAATATTTGCCGGACTGGGTACCTACGTTGACAGTATGGCAGCAATTAAAAAGCTTGTTTTTGATGAAAAGAAATACACTCTTACAGAACTGAAACAAGCGCTTAATGCAAACTGGAAAGGGTATGAACAGGTACAGGTTGATTGTCTTAACGCCCCCAAATACGGGAACGATGATGATTACGCCGACATGATTGCAACAGACCTCATCGACTTCACAGAAAAAACAAGCAATCAGCACAAAACATTATATGCTCATTTAATTCACGGCACGTTGTCTCAGTCATTCAACACTCCACTTGGGGAAATGATTGCAGCTACTCCTAACGGACGCATCTCAAATGCTCCGTTATCAGACGGCATGAGCCCTTCCCAAGGCGCAGATAAGAATGGTCCTACATCGATCATCAATTCTGTGGGCAAACTCAACGTAGAATCCATGAGCCTCGGAATGTCACACAACTTTAAGCTGCTGAAAGGAACCCTAGAATCACCTGAAGAGAAAGCTGGCTTAGTTGCGTTGCTGCAAACGGCATCAATGTTAGGCAACGCGCAAATGCAATTTAACTACCTTGATAACGAAGCCCTCATCCAAGCGCAAAAAACTCCTGAAGAGTACCGAGATCTCATTGTCCGCGTGGCTGGATACAGTGCTTTCTTTGTAGAACTATGCAAAGAAGTACAGGACGAAATTATTAGCCGTACTATGCTAGGCTACAATAATTAA
- a CDS encoding glycyl-radical enzyme activating protein, whose product MTWKERQHSFRLSDKDNAALTGTVFDIQRFSVHDGNGIRTLVFLKGCPLHCKWCQNPESMSPKPELMRLPHLCIGCGKCIEKCPENALSVDAQGEFIIERDKCTYCGECVEHCYAGSMTIVGRFMTVDEVMDEVERDRHFYETSNGGVTFSGGEPTMQSEFLIECLRESQRRGMHTAIETCAMTTFETFQKVLEHTDLVLTDIKHMDSDQHKALTGAPNEQILINIANAATMGKKLRIRVPLIPGCNDSVENIEATAKFVSSLGSAVESLDILPYHRLGEPKWEQLERTYPLHGIEPLDKAIVHSMKDVASKYVAHVTVGG is encoded by the coding sequence ATGACGTGGAAAGAACGCCAACATTCCTTTCGGTTGTCTGACAAAGATAACGCTGCATTAACCGGAACAGTCTTTGACATTCAACGGTTCTCTGTTCACGACGGTAACGGGATTCGAACATTAGTCTTTCTTAAAGGATGTCCACTGCACTGTAAGTGGTGTCAGAATCCGGAATCAATGAGTCCGAAACCGGAGTTGATGCGTCTTCCTCATTTATGCATCGGATGCGGAAAATGCATTGAAAAATGTCCGGAAAACGCCTTGTCTGTTGATGCGCAGGGCGAGTTTATTATTGAGCGTGATAAGTGCACATACTGTGGAGAGTGTGTTGAACATTGTTACGCTGGATCGATGACTATTGTTGGTCGTTTCATGACAGTAGATGAGGTGATGGATGAAGTGGAGCGTGACCGGCATTTTTATGAGACGTCCAACGGAGGCGTAACATTTTCCGGTGGCGAACCGACTATGCAGTCAGAGTTTTTGATTGAATGCTTACGCGAGTCTCAGCGTAGGGGCATGCACACTGCAATTGAAACCTGTGCAATGACTACCTTTGAAACATTTCAGAAAGTATTAGAACATACAGACTTAGTACTGACTGATATAAAGCATATGGATTCTGACCAACATAAGGCGCTTACAGGAGCGCCCAATGAGCAAATTCTAATCAATATTGCTAACGCTGCGACGATGGGGAAGAAACTGCGTATTAGAGTTCCACTTATTCCGGGTTGCAACGATTCTGTGGAAAATATTGAGGCAACGGCTAAGTTTGTTTCATCACTTGGCTCGGCCGTTGAATCACTTGATATTCTGCCATACCACAGGCTTGGTGAACCGAAATGGGAGCAGTTGGAGCGGACATATCCACTGCACGGTATTGAACCACTCGATAAGGCTATCGTGCACAGTATGAAGGATGTTGCCAGCAAGTATGTGGCGCATGTAACAGTAGGGGGGTAG